A section of the Spirosoma pollinicola genome encodes:
- a CDS encoding relaxase/mobilization nuclease domain-containing protein — protein MIVRINTGKKPAGAVRYNEEKVSNGQAHLIGVSNYPKDNPDELSMRSKIAMLETYAGFNQRVSSPTLHISVAFHPSEKLDDEQLKRMGEEYMQKMGYGNQPMLIYRHEDTHHPHIHIVSVSVDIDGKKISDSNNRPRSNAIRKEMEIKYQLVKAEEQGKQQLMTTSLPEQMLSYGEGETKKAIGSIVCTAFTDYSFSCTDTFTQFLSTYNIQLNQLKGESKSGKPYQGISFQLTNGDDAISPAIKASSYSFAPTQERLNNRFKHGQKRIEQAIPYLLQNVQKALKGYQKVSEVDYKNQLRSAGIQVLDTGKEFMYVDHHRRTVYGESELDSRLSRKHLLGAFVETSQIKLAQPLPPQSVKHTVNEPKPVAQKSHAAKTLSEKEAINLRKQVGRHYQTYRKEAGQYFESQTIERFPFEVLVEKLQQEGTERGHAQTAVRLFEQYKQSQLAEIKSKEESYFLQTGGIYLKLATQMPITAQSRINFLESVNLRTESNEEGQTQLVHRHNSALKLSITADQTQALLTGGSRAVAFPATLGKADREVFLAAASGQLPESASFYEVNGSLLKGCLPRPLYESISTVLNKNYLQQVMGHCQHSDRSLAEQLLDRGIIVEKNEQGFRAGFSQTNPATFTQLPSIYGHQLEVEGLPNEYAQLAAGLHTVNGRLLVQAAQSADTGNQSRLERLRRQLPESVGGNSLPNAEVIAKLREQLLKPAAPTSMRSPQQTNQGINRSESDSTAKALQDALWKDYFQFRGRNGYFYESALLQKPAEFPITRLVQLLTSPPHQIEPMDAIHLVQAFQQNRLNRLDSIIKRDQDHFALTSQGFLTMINQAPLSGPDRQKALKAFYLDIHRNARGELELVHHQHKTFRTPLSETDTQSLIKGAPPDQIRSIALPTQEFPRHERALYEQIVLGKNLTKSKVDKEKRVEKPSFRNIMGERAKILLSDEQWERASRLLNEHTAESLLKDAPLAVERKVDWLYQRGMVIALTKEGYRMGHYLTDPEFYHPVPESLVKLLESHRSAGAHADHRMEALLQTDRRLTGLTTERGKAMINLAQALDQKNNKRVDYILYQLVHKVPSLAPLVSQPEKVLDYLSNSYGPFQENKVNKTDAVPNQPVMPVPAQDQPGGLLEALAEGTDTSQMRKKQRVGQPLRKLRPRR, from the coding sequence ATGATAGTCAGAATTAATACGGGCAAAAAGCCGGCTGGTGCCGTTCGATATAATGAAGAAAAAGTGTCCAACGGACAGGCTCATTTAATTGGGGTTAGTAACTATCCAAAAGATAATCCGGATGAATTAAGCATGCGATCAAAAATAGCCATGCTAGAAACATACGCCGGTTTTAATCAACGCGTGTCAAGTCCAACATTGCATATATCAGTTGCCTTTCATCCGTCGGAGAAATTGGATGATGAACAGCTAAAAAGGATGGGGGAGGAGTATATGCAAAAAATGGGGTATGGTAATCAACCCATGTTAATTTACCGCCATGAAGACACTCATCATCCGCACATCCATATCGTGTCGGTTTCAGTCGATATAGATGGTAAGAAAATATCGGATTCTAATAACCGGCCCCGCTCCAATGCCATCCGAAAAGAGATGGAAATAAAGTATCAGTTAGTCAAAGCCGAAGAACAGGGAAAACAGCAACTGATGACGACGTCATTACCCGAACAGATGCTTTCATATGGAGAAGGGGAAACCAAAAAAGCGATCGGTTCTATTGTTTGTACTGCTTTTACGGATTACAGCTTTTCTTGCACCGATACGTTCACTCAATTTTTGTCTACCTATAATATTCAACTCAATCAACTTAAGGGGGAATCCAAATCAGGAAAACCTTATCAGGGAATCAGTTTTCAATTGACCAATGGGGACGATGCCATCAGTCCCGCGATCAAAGCATCGAGCTACAGTTTTGCCCCCACCCAGGAGCGATTGAACAACCGGTTCAAACACGGCCAAAAGCGAATCGAACAGGCCATACCGTACCTACTTCAGAACGTACAAAAAGCACTAAAAGGGTACCAGAAAGTGAGTGAAGTCGATTATAAAAATCAGTTGCGTTCAGCCGGCATTCAAGTACTGGATACGGGAAAAGAATTTATGTATGTCGACCACCACCGGCGAACAGTCTATGGCGAATCTGAACTAGACTCGCGCCTGAGCAGGAAGCATTTGCTGGGAGCCTTTGTTGAAACGAGCCAAATAAAATTAGCTCAGCCATTACCCCCTCAATCGGTTAAGCATACGGTGAACGAACCGAAACCAGTTGCCCAAAAAAGCCATGCGGCAAAGACCCTTTCCGAAAAAGAGGCAATTAATCTTCGTAAACAGGTCGGACGTCATTATCAGACCTATCGCAAAGAGGCTGGCCAGTATTTCGAGAGTCAAACCATCGAGCGGTTTCCTTTCGAAGTGCTGGTCGAAAAGCTCCAGCAGGAAGGCACCGAGCGGGGCCACGCCCAAACCGCCGTGCGTTTATTCGAGCAGTACAAACAAAGTCAACTTGCGGAGATAAAAAGTAAGGAGGAGAGTTACTTTTTGCAAACAGGTGGGATTTACTTAAAACTGGCCACCCAGATGCCCATTACTGCCCAAAGCCGGATAAACTTTCTGGAATCGGTAAACCTGCGAACAGAAAGCAACGAGGAAGGGCAGACGCAGCTGGTTCATCGGCATAACTCCGCGTTGAAATTAAGTATAACGGCCGACCAAACGCAGGCGCTTCTAACAGGAGGCAGCCGAGCCGTGGCTTTCCCCGCCACGCTGGGCAAAGCCGATCGGGAGGTATTTTTGGCAGCGGCCAGTGGCCAACTCCCGGAATCAGCTTCGTTTTACGAGGTTAACGGATCCTTGCTCAAAGGCTGTTTACCTCGTCCACTCTATGAGTCGATCAGCACGGTCCTCAACAAGAATTACCTGCAGCAGGTCATGGGCCATTGCCAGCATTCGGATCGAAGCTTAGCCGAGCAGCTCCTGGATCGTGGCATCATCGTGGAAAAGAATGAGCAGGGTTTCCGGGCAGGGTTCAGCCAAACAAATCCAGCAACGTTTACGCAACTACCATCTATTTACGGGCATCAACTGGAAGTCGAAGGTCTGCCCAACGAGTACGCTCAATTGGCAGCAGGTCTTCATACCGTAAATGGACGGTTATTAGTTCAGGCGGCTCAGAGCGCAGACACCGGCAATCAATCCCGTCTGGAGCGCCTCCGACGCCAGTTGCCCGAGTCGGTAGGAGGAAACTCCCTACCGAATGCGGAGGTCATTGCCAAACTACGCGAGCAGTTACTTAAACCAGCGGCACCAACCTCCATGCGTTCTCCGCAACAAACGAACCAGGGAATTAATCGATCGGAATCTGATTCCACAGCCAAAGCCTTACAGGATGCGTTATGGAAAGATTATTTTCAGTTTCGAGGTCGCAACGGTTATTTCTATGAGAGTGCCCTGTTACAAAAGCCAGCGGAATTTCCCATCACTCGATTGGTCCAATTGCTGACTAGCCCTCCCCACCAGATAGAGCCCATGGACGCTATTCATCTGGTACAAGCCTTCCAGCAAAATCGACTGAACCGACTCGACTCGATCATCAAACGAGATCAGGACCATTTTGCCCTGACAAGTCAAGGGTTTCTGACGATGATTAATCAGGCTCCGCTGAGTGGTCCGGATCGACAAAAAGCCCTGAAAGCGTTCTATCTGGATATCCACCGGAATGCCAGGGGTGAACTGGAATTGGTTCACCATCAACACAAAACGTTTCGAACTCCTCTTTCCGAAACGGATACCCAGTCGCTTATAAAAGGGGCTCCACCCGATCAGATCAGATCCATCGCTTTGCCAACTCAGGAATTTCCGCGTCATGAACGGGCTCTGTATGAACAAATTGTCTTGGGTAAAAACCTAACAAAATCAAAAGTTGATAAAGAGAAACGAGTTGAGAAACCCAGCTTCCGAAATATAATGGGTGAGCGAGCGAAAATTTTGTTGTCTGATGAACAGTGGGAGCGGGCCAGTCGATTATTAAATGAGCATACAGCCGAGAGTTTGCTTAAAGATGCTCCCCTGGCAGTGGAAAGAAAAGTGGACTGGCTTTATCAGCGCGGAATGGTCATTGCGTTAACCAAGGAAGGCTACAGAATGGGTCACTACTTAACGGATCCTGAGTTCTACCATCCAGTGCCGGAAAGTCTGGTGAAGCTCCTGGAATCACACCGGTCCGCCGGAGCCCATGCAGACCACCGTATGGAAGCCCTGTTGCAAACCGATCGTCGACTTACGGGCCTGACCACTGAGCGGGGAAAAGCGATGATTAATCTGGCTCAGGCGCTGGATCAAAAAAATAACAAACGGGTTGACTATATACTATATCAATTAGTTCATAAAGTACCCTCATTAGCGCCGTTGGTTTCGCAGCCCGAAAAAGTCCTGGATTATCTATCCAACTCCTACGGTCCCTTCCAGGAGAATAAAGTGAATAAAACTGATGCGGTGCCGAATCAACCAGTGATGCCGGTTCCAGCTCAAGATCAGCCGGGAGGCCTGCTTGAGGCACTGGCAGAGGGTACGGATACGTCACAAATGCGGAAGAAACAGCGGGTAGGACAACCCCTTCGTAAGCTCAGACCAAGGCGGTAA
- a CDS encoding plasmid mobilization protein — MVTKSETSNADQQKKRNKGGRPSKVADEKIDKIKCIATTEAEQIRLNRIHKIYTAGQTKSFSVFAKEVIFALETSATLPSTPSKDPTYINTIIIQLTQIRQDIRSVNTLHNQVVKRINSLFVAAELKKEVQETNDIIKQLAPLMQRLTSLLDELTREQSGTAK; from the coding sequence ATGGTCACCAAATCAGAAACTTCAAACGCTGATCAGCAAAAAAAACGAAATAAAGGCGGTAGACCCAGCAAGGTGGCTGATGAAAAGATTGATAAAATAAAGTGCATCGCAACCACCGAAGCCGAACAAATCCGGTTAAACCGGATTCACAAAATCTACACTGCGGGTCAAACAAAGTCGTTTAGTGTCTTCGCCAAGGAGGTAATTTTTGCCTTGGAAACCTCTGCTACCCTACCGAGTACGCCTAGTAAAGACCCTACCTATATCAACACGATCATCATTCAACTAACGCAAATCCGGCAGGACATACGATCAGTAAACACCTTGCATAACCAGGTAGTCAAACGAATTAATAGCTTGTTTGTGGCCGCTGAGTTAAAAAAGGAAGTGCAGGAGACCAACGATATAATCAAACAGTTGGCTCCCTTGATGCAACGGTTAACCAGCTTGTTGGATGAGTTAACCAGAGAGCAAAGTGGAACGGCTAAATAG
- a CDS encoding ParA family protein, translated as MKQTKVIAFSSQKGGAGKTTLTQLVATYLFSQQVKVLVIDADFPQHSFSRSRQRDLLPSITSADLLASMAELGIVPYPIEIMTMDDLIRVLPHIRTSTNLDVIFLDLPGTLNVDNFALLAKQIDQVVIPFELEFKSFVAGMDTIDFYQLHNSAMPISAIWTKLKTPHKIKVKEKLEAAIKEKGIYVFESVLREAGSSIAEQISTIFPLKNVAQPIVDELMNKAPNHAVINSIHTATQPVP; from the coding sequence ATGAAACAAACAAAAGTAATTGCCTTCTCCTCTCAGAAGGGAGGAGCTGGCAAAACAACCCTAACTCAATTAGTGGCAACCTATCTCTTCTCTCAACAGGTCAAGGTGCTCGTCATTGATGCTGACTTTCCCCAGCACAGTTTTTCACGAAGTCGGCAACGTGATTTATTGCCCTCAATAACCAGTGCGGATTTACTAGCATCTATGGCCGAACTAGGGATTGTTCCTTATCCAATTGAAATCATGACGATGGATGATTTAATTCGCGTGTTGCCGCATATTAGAACCTCAACTAATCTCGATGTAATTTTTCTGGATTTACCAGGCACGCTCAACGTCGATAATTTTGCGTTACTGGCCAAGCAAATTGATCAGGTTGTTATTCCATTTGAACTGGAGTTTAAATCGTTTGTGGCCGGCATGGATACTATAGATTTTTATCAACTCCATAATTCAGCGATGCCAATTAGTGCTATCTGGACTAAGCTTAAAACGCCCCACAAAATTAAAGTTAAAGAGAAGCTCGAAGCTGCTATAAAGGAAAAAGGGATATACGTTTTTGAGTCGGTCTTAAGAGAAGCGGGAAGTTCAATTGCCGAGCAAATATCCACCATCTTTCCTCTAAAAAACGTTGCCCAACCTATTGTGGATGAACTGATGAATAAAGCCCCTAACCATGCGGTAATTAATTCAATCCATACGGCAACCCAACCCGTTCCCTAA
- a CDS encoding DUF3408 domain-containing protein, which yields MAGNRKNALDDLAAGFMSTRPPAFDKFLQQPTITLPTETISDGQQRESSMDETPDRFEQVQEETRVESEKPGNDHSIIHPVLAKPVESVKSISGKQTEGIAISKKPASTTAKPKKLAGPYEEGFLAKTDQHPFNPGDQRIYLKKAHAKILSRLVLYCEHTDRRINLQAIVDNILHHHFEQYASDIKQIDQQLLSLLTQQIND from the coding sequence ATGGCAGGTAATCGAAAAAACGCCTTAGATGACTTGGCTGCAGGATTCATGTCGACTCGCCCGCCGGCTTTTGACAAATTTCTCCAGCAGCCTACTATCACCTTGCCTACTGAGACAATTTCCGATGGCCAGCAACGGGAAAGCAGTATGGATGAAACGCCCGATAGGTTTGAGCAGGTTCAGGAAGAGACTCGAGTTGAATCCGAGAAGCCAGGGAATGATCACTCAATTATTCATCCTGTTCTTGCAAAACCAGTAGAATCGGTCAAATCAATTAGTGGTAAGCAGACGGAAGGGATTGCCATCTCGAAAAAGCCTGCTTCCACAACCGCTAAACCAAAAAAGCTGGCTGGACCTTATGAAGAAGGCTTTTTAGCCAAAACTGATCAGCATCCATTCAATCCAGGGGATCAACGAATCTATCTTAAAAAAGCGCATGCCAAAATACTGAGTCGATTGGTCCTGTACTGTGAACATACAGATCGTCGGATTAACCTTCAGGCAATAGTCGATAATATTTTGCATCATCATTTTGAGCAGTATGCCTCGGACATCAAGCAAATTGACCAGCAGCTATTGAGCCTGTTAACCCAACAAATCAACGATTAA
- a CDS encoding DUF4134 family protein gives MKKSVFLSKNGRVLAATLALVLVTVLQTYASGTVSSALTGADTEIRASFAPVSKIMLAVMAIVAVVGAIAVYGKWSNGDPDTRKSAASWFGALIFAGLVLLVIKAVFGVA, from the coding sequence ATGAAAAAATCAGTTTTCCTTAGCAAAAACGGTCGTGTTTTAGCGGCTACTTTGGCACTCGTGTTGGTGACTGTTTTGCAAACGTATGCCTCTGGAACCGTGAGTTCTGCTTTAACTGGAGCGGATACGGAGATCCGGGCCTCTTTTGCGCCTGTTTCCAAGATTATGCTCGCTGTTATGGCTATTGTAGCTGTTGTTGGCGCCATTGCCGTGTACGGTAAATGGTCGAATGGTGATCCAGATACCCGTAAATCTGCGGCTAGCTGGTTTGGCGCGCTCATCTTTGCTGGCCTAGTCCTGTTAGTTATCAAAGCAGTTTTCGGCGTAGCTTAA
- a CDS encoding DUF4134 family protein, with amino-acid sequence MHTNWHRYTPSLLLLALLLIIALPAVAGGADVSSATLQVSDVYKKFKPIGMWVAGICAVIGATEVFSKFSHGDHDAKRSLIIWSSAVFITALFPSVLDVIYRPHSSSELAFELGTSNTAIRNGWSHMTKIMFTFFGIYACLGAIAVYSRWQAGDPDTQRLALYWIGSLFFGGLVLGILESGIFGTL; translated from the coding sequence ATGCATACCAACTGGCACCGCTACACTCCGTCGCTTTTGCTACTAGCCTTACTACTGATCATCGCCCTACCCGCTGTGGCGGGTGGGGCTGATGTTTCAAGCGCCACGTTACAAGTTTCGGACGTCTATAAAAAATTCAAGCCTATAGGCATGTGGGTAGCGGGGATTTGTGCCGTCATCGGCGCAACTGAGGTATTCTCGAAGTTCTCGCATGGAGATCATGATGCAAAACGCTCATTGATCATTTGGTCAAGCGCCGTTTTTATTACTGCACTTTTTCCTTCGGTACTTGATGTTATTTACCGTCCTCATTCATCGTCTGAACTGGCTTTTGAATTAGGCACTTCGAATACAGCAATCCGAAACGGGTGGTCCCATATGACCAAAATCATGTTTACCTTTTTTGGCATTTACGCCTGTTTGGGAGCAATCGCCGTCTATTCACGGTGGCAGGCCGGCGATCCTGATACACAACGGTTAGCGCTTTACTGGATTGGTTCTCTGTTTTTTGGGGGCCTTGTTTTAGGAATTTTAGAATCAGGAATTTTTGGTACCCTCTGA
- a CDS encoding DUF4133 domain-containing protein, with protein sequence MYKVNKGVDRPPEVMGIRGMQYLTILGAGAVIMIILTAIICGISGLTPMYGFGIYLTLVMVLYTKLVGLSKKHGERGYKKNQAHKRMPTLITARDSSVYKALRQSTKK encoded by the coding sequence ATGTACAAAGTTAACAAGGGCGTTGATCGTCCTCCGGAAGTGATGGGCATCCGGGGTATGCAGTATTTAACAATCCTCGGGGCGGGGGCCGTCATCATGATTATTTTGACGGCCATTATCTGCGGTATTTCGGGCCTTACTCCTATGTACGGTTTTGGTATTTATTTGACCCTGGTCATGGTTTTGTACACGAAACTGGTTGGCTTATCGAAAAAGCACGGTGAACGAGGATACAAAAAAAATCAGGCTCACAAACGGATGCCGACACTAATTACTGCGCGCGATTCGTCGGTTTACAAGGCTTTACGCCAATCGACGAAGAAATAA
- a CDS encoding TraG family conjugative transposon ATPase: MVFKATDLLKVFPIKSVYHDCLISGYGDITVVYKVSLPEIYTLTGNVQMHGRDRLESGEFKDLIQSWEKAISVLPDNVIIHKQDWYTEEKYKPDYSVDNYLDQAGQLHFNERPFLYHNCFVNITKTHPNRKDISSLQTTLATGKILPRTITDRKVLNEFFSSLEQFVSILESTRKIKLTRLRDDDLCGETGKPGLLERYMGLEMRDPVVPLCDLMRDPELSLGNKSIQFYGLTDVDDMPEQVYTFSKVDALSTENSAVSVCFAYPVNLMLKVNHVYNQYIFKENKHDILPKLEQRMTQMTALSSFSKNNESNARQITQYLEYQADTGYPPVRTHFNVMVWTNDRSSMHAIRNLTTSAIAKMGIRPRESSAVEGMSLFWAAIPGNAADLPSEEKFQTFIPQACCMLNQESLNTDSLSEKGIRLCERVYGKPIIVDLSDLPMDKGIITNRNKFVIGPSGSGKSFLTNHLVRSYLMMDSHVVIVDVGNSYLGLCQMMKGKYLTYSREKPIHFNPFYIDGRRYPEEEKIEAIKGLITTLWKKENDPISMAEQTLIGECVFSYFRLLDADHNIEPCFNTFFEHINTGFKKILDDKKVNLRNFDFDSFRLCLEPYYMGGEYYYLLNSKTNLDLTNDRFVVFELDNIKDNKVLMPIITIIIMDTYITKLRTLEGIRKIMLIEEAWKAIMRPNMAEYILYLYKTVRKHFGEAWLVTQEVDDLTSSPIIKDTIINNAPTKILMDMREYANKFDKVQEFLSLTPKQKNLALSINRDNRPGPIYKEFAVFQGDHCAVYGLEASAAEKYAFTTEQTQKKKITDRVLVNGGDWDSAIRQQVAMDKDSL; encoded by the coding sequence ATGGTGTTTAAAGCAACAGACTTACTAAAAGTCTTTCCAATTAAATCCGTTTACCACGATTGTTTAATATCTGGGTACGGCGATATCACTGTCGTATATAAGGTATCGTTACCGGAAATTTATACGTTGACTGGCAATGTACAAATGCACGGCCGGGACCGGTTGGAAAGCGGGGAGTTTAAGGATCTGATTCAGAGTTGGGAAAAGGCGATTAGCGTCTTACCGGATAATGTGATTATTCACAAACAAGATTGGTATACGGAGGAAAAGTATAAGCCAGATTATTCGGTTGATAATTATCTTGATCAGGCGGGACAGCTACATTTTAACGAGCGCCCTTTTTTGTACCACAATTGCTTCGTCAATATTACCAAAACACATCCAAACCGAAAGGATATCTCCTCCCTCCAGACTACGCTTGCCACGGGAAAGATTCTCCCCAGAACAATTACGGATCGAAAGGTTCTAAACGAGTTTTTTTCTAGTCTGGAGCAGTTTGTTTCCATTTTAGAGTCAACTCGCAAGATCAAGCTAACCCGGCTGCGTGACGACGACCTCTGCGGTGAAACGGGCAAACCCGGATTGCTGGAACGCTACATGGGTTTAGAAATGCGCGATCCGGTTGTTCCTCTCTGCGATCTTATGCGCGATCCGGAATTGTCATTAGGCAATAAGTCTATTCAGTTTTATGGACTAACTGACGTGGATGATATGCCCGAACAAGTGTATACATTCTCTAAAGTTGATGCACTTTCTACCGAAAATTCAGCGGTTTCCGTATGTTTTGCTTATCCGGTAAATCTAATGCTGAAAGTTAATCATGTGTATAATCAGTACATCTTCAAAGAGAACAAGCATGATATACTGCCGAAACTAGAGCAGCGGATGACCCAGATGACGGCATTGTCATCCTTCTCAAAAAACAATGAATCGAATGCTCGTCAGATTACCCAGTATTTGGAATACCAAGCTGATACGGGCTACCCACCCGTTCGAACGCATTTTAATGTAATGGTCTGGACCAATGACCGGTCGTCGATGCACGCGATCCGGAATTTAACAACCTCTGCAATCGCTAAAATGGGTATTCGTCCCCGTGAGAGTTCGGCGGTTGAAGGAATGAGTTTATTCTGGGCAGCCATTCCTGGCAATGCTGCGGACCTGCCATCGGAGGAGAAATTTCAAACGTTTATTCCCCAGGCTTGCTGCATGCTGAATCAGGAGTCGTTGAACACTGATTCTCTTTCGGAGAAAGGAATACGCCTATGTGAACGGGTGTATGGCAAACCAATTATTGTAGATCTTTCAGATTTACCAATGGATAAGGGGATCATCACCAACAGGAATAAATTCGTGATTGGCCCTAGTGGCTCCGGCAAATCATTCCTGACAAACCATTTGGTTCGTTCTTATTTAATGATGGACTCCCATGTTGTCATTGTCGACGTAGGAAATAGTTACCTGGGATTATGCCAGATGATGAAGGGGAAGTACTTGACTTACTCACGGGAAAAACCCATTCATTTTAATCCTTTTTACATTGATGGACGACGGTACCCTGAGGAGGAGAAAATTGAAGCCATAAAGGGGCTCATCACTACGCTGTGGAAAAAAGAGAACGACCCCATATCTATGGCGGAACAGACACTAATCGGGGAATGTGTCTTCAGTTATTTCCGACTGCTCGACGCAGATCATAACATAGAGCCTTGTTTCAATACTTTCTTCGAACACATCAATACCGGTTTCAAAAAAATTCTGGATGATAAGAAGGTCAACTTACGAAATTTTGATTTTGACTCTTTTCGGTTATGTCTGGAACCGTATTACATGGGTGGGGAATATTATTATCTGCTCAACTCGAAAACAAATCTTGATCTGACTAACGATCGGTTTGTGGTCTTCGAATTGGATAATATCAAAGATAACAAGGTCCTTATGCCCATAATCACGATTATCATTATGGATACCTACATCACCAAGCTTCGTACACTGGAGGGTATTCGTAAAATAATGCTAATCGAAGAGGCATGGAAAGCGATTATGCGGCCCAACATGGCTGAGTATATTCTGTACCTCTATAAAACGGTACGGAAACATTTTGGCGAAGCCTGGCTCGTGACCCAGGAGGTCGATGATCTAACCTCATCGCCCATCATCAAGGATACCATTATTAATAATGCGCCCACCAAGATACTGATGGACATGCGGGAATATGCCAATAAGTTCGATAAGGTGCAGGAATTTTTATCGCTGACGCCTAAGCAAAAGAACCTGGCACTTTCCATTAATCGGGATAATCGGCCCGGTCCTATATATAAGGAATTTGCGGTTTTTCAGGGTGATCATTGTGCAGTCTATGGACTAGAAGCTTCTGCAGCCGAAAAGTACGCCTTCACCACCGAACAAACGCAAAAAAAGAAAATCACCGATCGCGTGCTTGTTAACGGTGGAGACTGGGATTCAGCTATTCGTCAGCAAGTGGCTATGGACAAAGATTCACTTTAG
- the traK gene encoding conjugative transposon protein TraK, translating to MEAPNFKSLKDIDTSFSLMRLFMLVVIIGCLGFSSAISFWAFDAVEKSRQKVYVMDGGKSIMLAMAQEHNMNRPAEARDHIRVFMKAFFELEPDENQIKNSIKEASYLGDESVGRLYKDLSEKGYYQNLIQGNVHQKVEIDKNNIIVDFTQSPYKFRAKGREILIRETTITVRNLVVEGYLIDVARTDNNPHGFQIERFLPVDNTDIETVNRNNQSTY from the coding sequence ATGGAAGCACCAAACTTTAAGTCCCTCAAGGATATAGACACCAGCTTTAGCCTGATGCGTTTATTTATGCTTGTGGTTATTATCGGTTGTCTGGGATTTTCCTCAGCTATCAGTTTCTGGGCGTTTGATGCCGTTGAGAAATCCCGGCAAAAGGTTTACGTGATGGATGGGGGCAAAAGCATTATGCTGGCCATGGCTCAGGAACACAATATGAACCGTCCCGCTGAAGCTCGTGATCACATCCGCGTGTTTATGAAAGCTTTCTTTGAACTGGAGCCCGACGAAAACCAAATCAAAAATAGCATTAAAGAGGCTTCTTACTTGGGGGACGAATCCGTCGGGCGGCTGTATAAAGACTTGTCCGAGAAGGGCTATTACCAAAACCTGATTCAGGGTAATGTGCATCAGAAAGTCGAAATTGACAAGAACAACATTATAGTAGACTTCACGCAGAGCCCATATAAGTTTCGGGCTAAAGGCCGGGAAATTCTAATTCGGGAAACGACAATAACCGTTCGAAATCTGGTCGTTGAAGGCTACCTGATTGATGTTGCGCGGACCGATAACAATCCCCACGGATTTCAGATCGAACGGTTTCTGCCGGTTGATAACACGGACATCGAAACGGTTAACCGAAATAACCAGAGCACTTACTAA